TCTGTAATCGAAATTTTTTATGGGGGGATCATATGACTGTAACAGCCTATTCGTCAGTTTGGGATTTGGATGTCTTTTTTAAGGGTGGAAGCGACTCAGCAGAATTTGATCAGCATTTACTGGAAACAAGAAAGCATATTGATTCATTTTTTAATCAAATACATAACTGGGAGCCTGCTAATTCAGCTGCAGATTCAGCTGCAATAAGTGAAATCATTGAGCTTTTCCAGCAGACGGCAAGAAAAGTGCGTCAGGCTGGTGCTTTTGTGAGCTGTCTTCAGGCCCAAAATACCGAGGATAAGAAAGCGAAAGATCTTAGAGGGACAACTACGGAACTTAGTGCAGCTTTTCAAAACGCTTTAACGGCATTTGATCAGAAGCTTGCAAGTTTAGATCAAAGTTCATGGGAGCAAATTATAAATGATAAGGATTTAATTGAGCTTTCATTTGTATTAAACGAACGCCGCGAAAATGCCTCAGAAAAACTTTCGCAAGAGGAAGAAACGGTCATTAATGCCCTTGCAGTTGATGGTTACCACGGTTGGGGACAGATGTATGACGTAATAGTAGGAAATATAAAAATTCCTTACACTGAAAATGGCGAGATAAAGCAGCTTTCAGTTGGACAGGCTGCTAATAAGTTTTCAAGTCCTGACAGAAAATTGCGCAAGGAAGTTTTTGATAATTGGGAAAAATCATGGAACAGCCAGTCTGATTATTTATCTAAAACCTTAAATCATTTAGCCGGTTTTAGATTAAATATATATAAACTAAGAGGCTGGAGCGACTTCCTCAAAGAACCTCTGGACTTAAACAGAATGAAAAAAGAAACCCTGGATACCATGTGGAATGTCATTTCAAGAAATAAAGCACCTCTTATTAAATATTTGGAGAGAAAAGCAAAGCTTTTAGGCTTAGAGAAATTAAGCTGGTATGACCTGGATGCCCCGCTCTCCAAGTCAGAAACAAAATTAACTTATCAGCAGGGTGCAGATTTTATTCTTGAGCAGTTTGCTCACTTTGGAGAAGAAATGACAGCCTTTTCTAAAAAAGCGTTTGAAGAAAAATGGATTGAAGCAGAGGATCGTCCAGGAAAGGCGCCAGGCGGTTTCCATACTTACTTCCCTGAAAGCAGTCAATCAAGGATCTTTATGACATACTCAGGTACACCATCCAATGTTTCAACCCTGGCACATGAACTGGGGCATGGATTTCATACATATGCAATGAGGGACCTTCATTTGCTGAATCGAAATTATGCCATGAATGTTGCTGAGACAGCTTCTACTTTCGCAGAAATGATTGTCTCTGATGCAGCAGTGAAAAATGCTGGATCAGAAGAAGAGAAACTGGCGCTTTTAGAAGATAAAGTGCAAAGGTCTGTTGCGCTGCTAATGAATATCCATGCACGATTCCTGTTTGAAACACGATTCTATGAAGAAAGAAAACGAGGAGTTGTAAGTGCGGACCGTCTGAATGAAATCATGACGGATGCCCAAAAAGAAGCTTATGGAAACGCACTTGATGAGTATCATCCATCTTTCTGGGCTTCAAAGCTCCATTTCTTTATTACTGGCGTGCCATTTTATAATTTCCCATATACTTTTGGATATTTGTTCTCGCTGGGAATCTATGCACAGGCTCTTAAAGAAGGAAAAGGGTATGAAGAAAAATATATAGCATTATTAAAGGATACTGCATCGATGACAGTCGAAGATTTAGCTATGAAGCATTTAAATGCAGATTTAACAAAACCTGAGTTCTGGGAAAGTGCCGTTCAATTATGCATGGACGATGTGGAAGAATTCCTGGCATTAACAGAAAATTAATAAAAGCAGAAGCCGCGCTCTTATTATGAGCACGGCTTTTTTTACATTTTTTTCAGCCTGAAAGGACTTATCATTAGAATGGAAAGTGTCAGCATTATAAAGAGAAATAAAGGTGAAGGCCAATATGGAATTGCCAGAAAGCATAAAGTGGCCAGGCAGCCGGCAGCCGTTATCGGCAAGCCTGTAAAATAGCCATTATTGTCACTGATGTTAAAACGGGCTAGCCGCAAAGCTCCACAGCCGATATATAGAGCAGTTAAGAAAGCTCCTGGTGCCCCAAAATCATAAAGGACTCCCATGTATAGGAGCAGTGCAGGAGCAACTCCAAAAGAAATAATATCACTCATGGAATCCAGCTGCTTTCCTAGATCCGATTCAATATTCATTTTTCTCGCTGCCATCCCATCAAAACGGTCAGCAAGAGCTGCGATAAAGATCAGCAGCATACTCAATTTCAAATTATCATTAATAGAAAATAAAATAGCAAAGCACCCTAAGAACAGGTTAGACAGAGTTAAGATATTGGCTGTCTGTGCCTTTAGCTTCTTGATGGTTAAATCAAGAACATCCTGTAAAAACATGTCAAACACTCCTTGCACCTGGGAATCACAGCCTGCAGACTATAAGAAGTTTTTTCTTATGGGCAATGTGTTAAAGTGTACGTTAATTGGGAAAAATCTGGAAGGATAAAAAGAAGCAATCCACAGTATTTCAAGAAAGCCAAAAATAAAAAAAGTGTCAAATCTGAGGAAGTCTATGGCAAACTTAGTTTTATATGTTATATAATAATATTTTATTCTATGCTTTTTATGCCTGTTCGTAAAGAACATATTTTTTAGGGGGCATGTCGTTTGTTAAAACCTGTATATCGCCTGCTGATTGAATTGACAAATGGAAGATGGACATCCGGGATACTGCAGAAATTTGCAAAATCAAATTTGAGCAGGCGGGTCATTCCGTCATTTTCAAGGGTTTATAATATAAATGAAAGTGAAATGGAAAAAAGCCTGAATGAATATCCAACACTGCATGATTTTTTCATTAGAAGGCTTAAAGAAGGTGCAAGAGTTACAGATCTGAGCCCTAACTCGGCAGTCAGTCCTGTAGATGCTGTTATCGAAGATGTTGGTAGTATCCGGAAGGACCGTGTTATTACAGTAAAAGGAAAAAACTATTCCATCTCTGAGATGCTGGGTGAAGATAAAGCAGGAAAATATGCAGGCGGCACTTATATGATCTTTTATTTAAGTCCGAGCCACTATCATAGGATACACAGCCCGGTCACTGGAAAAGTAGCAGATCAATGGATTCTTGGGCTGAAGTCTTATCCGGTCAACAAATGGGGATTAAAATATGGTAGAGATACACTTTCCAAAAATTATCGGAGCATAACTGAGGTGAGGCATGGAGATGCAGCAATCGCGATTGTGAAGGTTGGCGCTATGTTTGTAAATTCCATTGAACTTATACATGAAGGGGATCAGCTTGAAAAAGGAAAGGAAATGGCCTATTTTACGTTTGGCTCTACTGTCATTCTCCTGTTTGAGCAAGGGAAATTCGAACTTGAAAAGTCAATCAGGACTCCTGCTCACATTAAAGTAGGGGAGCGGATTGGGACGCTATTGTGAATGTTTGGGCCGCTTATTTCAGTTTTTAATGAATATGGAGAATAAAAAAAGCCCTATTAAGGGCTTGTCCATTTTTAAGAAGTAACTTTTATTCTGTTTGATAGTGAGCGACGGTGGATTTCTGTTTCGATTAAACGAATGAAGTCTTTGCTAAGCTGCAGTTCCTTTGCTTTATAATATGATTCGATTAGTAAATCATCTGACAGTTTACGCATTCCTGTCCCACCTCCAGGCACTTGATATTTCAGTTCTAAAAGAATTATTTTATACATATAATGTAAGATTTTATGTTGTACCCCTACTCTAGCAAAATTAAACGATTAGAACAACTGTTCTCTTATCCACAGGAAACAGTGGATAACCTGTGATTATTTTGTTTATAAAAAGGGAAAAAGTATAAAAATCATATTGGATTATGTGCATAAAGTTATC
This window of the Cytobacillus pseudoceanisediminis genome carries:
- a CDS encoding phosphatidylserine decarboxylase — protein: MLKPVYRLLIELTNGRWTSGILQKFAKSNLSRRVIPSFSRVYNINESEMEKSLNEYPTLHDFFIRRLKEGARVTDLSPNSAVSPVDAVIEDVGSIRKDRVITVKGKNYSISEMLGEDKAGKYAGGTYMIFYLSPSHYHRIHSPVTGKVADQWILGLKSYPVNKWGLKYGRDTLSKNYRSITEVRHGDAAIAIVKVGAMFVNSIELIHEGDQLEKGKEMAYFTFGSTVILLFEQGKFELEKSIRTPAHIKVGERIGTLL
- a CDS encoding M3 family oligoendopeptidase is translated as MTVTAYSSVWDLDVFFKGGSDSAEFDQHLLETRKHIDSFFNQIHNWEPANSAADSAAISEIIELFQQTARKVRQAGAFVSCLQAQNTEDKKAKDLRGTTTELSAAFQNALTAFDQKLASLDQSSWEQIINDKDLIELSFVLNERRENASEKLSQEEETVINALAVDGYHGWGQMYDVIVGNIKIPYTENGEIKQLSVGQAANKFSSPDRKLRKEVFDNWEKSWNSQSDYLSKTLNHLAGFRLNIYKLRGWSDFLKEPLDLNRMKKETLDTMWNVISRNKAPLIKYLERKAKLLGLEKLSWYDLDAPLSKSETKLTYQQGADFILEQFAHFGEEMTAFSKKAFEEKWIEAEDRPGKAPGGFHTYFPESSQSRIFMTYSGTPSNVSTLAHELGHGFHTYAMRDLHLLNRNYAMNVAETASTFAEMIVSDAAVKNAGSEEEKLALLEDKVQRSVALLMNIHARFLFETRFYEERKRGVVSADRLNEIMTDAQKEAYGNALDEYHPSFWASKLHFFITGVPFYNFPYTFGYLFSLGIYAQALKEGKGYEEKYIALLKDTASMTVEDLAMKHLNADLTKPEFWESAVQLCMDDVEEFLALTEN
- a CDS encoding sporulation histidine kinase inhibitor Sda, with product MRKLSDDLLIESYYKAKELQLSKDFIRLIETEIHRRSLSNRIKVTS
- the pssA gene encoding CDP-diacylglycerol--serine O-phosphatidyltransferase, which translates into the protein MFLQDVLDLTIKKLKAQTANILTLSNLFLGCFAILFSINDNLKLSMLLIFIAALADRFDGMAARKMNIESDLGKQLDSMSDIISFGVAPALLLYMGVLYDFGAPGAFLTALYIGCGALRLARFNISDNNGYFTGLPITAAGCLATLCFLAIPYWPSPLFLFIMLTLSILMISPFRLKKM